gaggctgaggGGGGGCAGGCCAGCGCCGCTGCTCCCCAATACTCAGGGGCCGTCACCTGAGCCCCCCTTGGAAAGCAGCTGGTGTTGAAGGCAGCACCAGGCCTCACTTCAGAAGGGGAGGAAATGTGGCCGGCAGTGGGGGCCTTGCTCCACGGCGGGGCATGAGGCTTGGTTTCACTGCCCGGGCCTCTCTGAGCAGCCAGGGCACTGCCTCCAGCCTTCCCAAACGGttcacacccccctcccccaccgtgCCCCAGGAGCGCAGAGGGCCGCAGCGCCTCGGCGGGCTCTCACTGTGCTGGGACTCTGTCTGTATAGTTCTCTCTAGTGTACTTGTGTATGCACTGTAGGTACCAGAGCGGTTTCTGGGTGTGCGTTTCCGTGGCAGCAGTGcacgtggggggtggggggtgagtaAGGCGGGACTTTTAGGTTAAGATGTTTCCACTGGTCTTGTCCTTGGGCTGGAGGCCGAGCTGGAGCACCACCGGCCCTCTCCAGGCGAGGGGAGGAATCGTCCCTCTGTGGTTCCCAGGATGTTCTCGTCGTCCCGGGGCGCGGAGGGCCCTGCCCAGGGCCAGTGAACACTACGATGGGGCAGCAGGTCCTCAGGCACCCAGGGGCCGCCGCGCACTTGGCGCCTGGTCAGACTGGGGGCCACCTCCAGGAGCAGACCTCCTGGCCTCCACCAGCCACAGGCCATGACGTGTGTCGCCCCCCACGGCtcgtcctcttcctccttccataggatcctcttcctcccttctgttGTTGGAGTCTTCGAACTTTGAAAAAATGAGCTTTTGCCAAATAAGACGGGATAGTTTGTGGAGTTTTTTTGAGGAGCGTCAGGACTCAGAGCCAGCCCCTCGTGCCAGGGCCCAGCCAGTGGCAGGCCTTTCTGGGCACACCTGTCTCTGGTTTAGGCTCGGCCCTCCCACCCCTGCGAGTCACGCCAGTCCAGAGACCCAACTCCTCGCATGCCTGAGACTCTCCAAGGGCCAAACTGGTTCCTCCTCCCTCTCAGCCAAGATGTCCTCATGGCGTGAGCCCACCTTgggtggggctcctgggggctgggACCCTGTTTGCTCAGCCTCTATTCCCCAGATCTCGACTCaaggctccccctgccccccaccaacCTTTGCCCTGAAGGAGATGTGGGGAAAGGACAGGCCCGGAGGTGGGCTcaccctctccccccagcccACTGTCAGAGGGCCTCCTCCCCCCAGTTCATGAGTTCCCATGCGGGGAGTGCCAAGCTCCCCTTCCCTGTGGTTCCCAACTGTCGTGTGTGTCTCTGATTCCAATTCCGTCTGTCAGGCAGACCCTAAACACTCCCTGGGGAGTCCTGCCTCCAAGACTTTCCCAAACTTCAGCCTCCCTGGTGAAATCCCCAGAACTCGCCGGGAAGGCCCGAGAACTTTTCAGAGGAAACCTCCGAGACTCCTCGCCATCTGCTCCGATTCTCTCCTGACCCCACTGCCTTGAGGTATTAGGAAGAGGGCAGGCCTGTGTGGCAGGCTCCGTGCTGTCACCGTCCCCTTCCCCAGGCAGGCCAACAATACTCCAAAGTGGGGCATCTTTCTTCTCTGGAAACTCTAAGACATTGGACAGAAGGAACTGGCCTGACATGGGCTACACGGAAGGCAGCAGCTGCCCAGCCCTCCGTGCACAGAGGGCTGCTGGGGGCCATGGCCAGGAGCCTGAGCTGGTCCTTCCCCCTCGGGAGCATCTCCTGGGAAGGGCCTCAGGCCCTCCTGAGCTCCACACGGCGACTTGGGCAGCGCTCTGCTCTGGAGCCGGGCTGTGCCCAGGGAGCAGCTGGAGGAAGGCCAGGCCTTGGCCTGCCCTCAGGAGCAGCAGCGTCTGGCCCCCCTGCTGTTTCTGGGGCCTTCGGAAGCACCAACCCATTTCTCAGTTACCTCCTCTGGCCAGAAGGCCCCAGCGCTGTCCCCAGGGCTGCTCTGGGCCCAGTGCTGGCCCCGCGATCACCTGATGGACGCACCAGGCAACCAGGGCCCTGACCGCAGCATTCCCAGCTGctcccccgccctgccccccagctGCCCGGCAGCTGGGCCTCCGAGGGCTCTGGGGACACTTCCATAGGAAGGGGCCGGCACTTTGTGATTGCCGCGTGTTTAGTGTtaagccccctgcccccagtgcAAATCCCTGTGTTTTGCTATCTCCTGAACAAAATGTAAACCGACACCTGAAAGCAAAAGGTATCGAATACCTTTTTTACCCATAAGGGTTTTTACAAAGAATGTGTCTCACTAGGAACTAGGACACTCATCGGCCCGAGACCAACTCCTGgataaaaggaataaaggagaatCGTGTTTGTAATAAGTTACAGGATTGTTTCTGTCCtggattttaaactttttgttaaATTGTGAAATTATGGAGgagttttatagaaaaaaaaagtgaaataaagtcaGATGGGAAAGCAGACCTACGTGTGGAGCCTCATGCGTCCGCTTGGCTTGTCCTCGAACCACCAGGAAGGGGGGGGAAGGGTGGGCGTCAGGTCTGGGCAGCAGGAGTGGGGGACGGGGGCGCGTGAGCAAGGTTGGCATCCTGGAGGAACAGGGACGGCAGGCCTAGAAACCCAAGAGGAACCCTGGTGGACAGTTTGGTCTCGGGTCCTCTTTTTGATGGTGTGTTGTTCCCTTGGAAGCAGGCCGCAAGGTTGGAGTTGAAAAACAAGCCTGACTTCACAAGATGGAacgggagggtgggggaggggaggactggggggagggggaggtgatAGAGGGCAAGATAGGTGGAAACCCGTGGAAGTGCTCCTTTGCTGAGAGCTGGTTGGTCTGCCGAGGGCTTTGCTCTGGACTCCGAGTGGCAGAGCGGGACAGCTGGCCGCACCGGCGTCCCCAGGAGCCTTTCTTCTCGGCTTGGGCAAAACCTCTACTCCCCGGCCCCATCTCTCCTACCAGGGGAGGATTGTGCAAGTCCTGCGGGGCAGAGTCTGATCTGAGCCCCTGCGCCAGGGGcagggagcgagggagggagggtcTAGAGGGGTGCCCAGGGCTGCCGGAGCCCCACCACGCGGGGAAGGCCCACCTGGGGCCAAGGACCCAGCCCTTCTCGAGCCCTGGAGGGTGGGTGCTGTCGCCGGCGTCCCCACGGCCCGCGGGGCGGCGTGTAGGTGCATTTCCGAGCTGCTCAAGCCCAGGCAGGTGCCACCGcagctgcctgtgtgtgtgtttgccccGGTGGCAACCTCCGCCTTCCCGCGGGTGCATCGGGGATCCCGGTCCTTAAGCCTGGGGAATTCGGTAAAGGCGTTtacactgggggggggggttctaggTGGGCCGCTGGTCCCGTTGGGGGGAGTCTgccctccagcctcctgccccttTGAGTCTTTGGTCTCTGGTGCCTTTAAAGTTTCCTTTTTGTCTTCCTAGTTGAAAACCGTTTCCATACATTTGAGTGCTTGGTTTCTTTCACCCACGCAGAACCTTTCTGCCTCGACTATTCCCAAATCATAAcactttaaatttctgttttcacGATGCAGGCTCAGGACAAATCTGAAGGCTCCAAGGGCCCGGGCACCCTGGGCGGGATCCTCGATCCTGCCTGCTCTCCGGGCCCACTTGCTCCTGTGTCCCTGGGGGCCATCATCCGCCAGACGGCGCACGGCGGGCACGCCTGCACACGTTGCCCTCAGGACCCCTGAGAGCTCATCTCAAGTCCTTGCACCGACGTCCAGCTCGCCTCACCCCTCCAGCCCTGCTCTGGCCTCCCCCACCTTTCTAGGGGCTCCTCGTGGAGCATGCGACGTGGCCCTCGGTGTGTTGTGCACAGCGTCCCTCACCACGCGGAAGCCTTGTGTCTCTATCAGGcccttgcccccccccctcctTGCCGAGGACCACCTGCGTTTCACAAGTTCCCTCCCGGCTGCTTCCAGcagtttgtctttctctcccttcttctcacCTTTCGGTTTGCTCTGTCTGGAGGCCACCCTACGGAGAGGCAGGGCCCAGCCCTGGTTCCCCCATCGCCACCTGAGGTGCTCCGTCCGCAGTTACGGCCactgtcaccatacagtgcttCCCCCACTTATGTGAAAGGCCACTCAACTCCTGCACAcatgtggttttttttctgtGCCGGGCTCCTCTCCTCTGCACATCTATTACTGATGCCCATCGTTGAGCTTTCAATTACTGCTgctttgtaatttctttattATCCGGTAGAACCAGTCCCCCCCCCTTTGTTAATTATCGTCCCCTTTTTAGAATGTCCCCAGATGCGCGTGCGTGTTTGCTTTCCCACATAACCTCATCAGCTCGAGTTCTAGAACATTCCCTTTATCTCGTTCTGAAGTTTCCcgttaacatttttgttttcattttaattcaaaaaaaaaaaaaaatgtgtcctaGCTGGCGTTTAGGTGGGTTCCCAGAGAACCCCCAGCCATCGTCTCCGCGTGCCCACAAACAGCCGGGGAGGGGGACGTGCCTGCGCCGTTAGCGTGTCTATAGTTTTCAAACTGAAGAAGCCTATGAGTATCATCAGCTCCGTTTTTTACTTTCCCAGAGCCTGCAGAATGAAACCCCTCAGCCCCCTCGGCACCATTGCCATTTTGTGGCCGGGCAGTTTTTCCTGGTGTGGGAAGTGctgctggctccctgtggggtgctgagcagcatctctggcctcccCCCACCAGCTGCCAGTAGCACCTGCCTGCCTTAGTGGGGACAACCAAAACTGCCCCCAGACATCACCACATGTGTCCTGGGGGGTGCAGGGTCAACTGGGTAAGAACCACTGCTTTAGCAAAACCACATTTTATTACCCTTTTACCTTTAAATCTAAAACACTGCCCCATAGAGGGGGGGCATTTTAGTTAAAACCACCCGATGGGCACTTGGCACTCAGAGCAGCTTCCCTCCCTCTACAATCAGCTCCTCCATCCTCCGATCATCCCGATCATCCCCAATCATCCCAGAtagggggatggagggagggggatcAAAGCCCCGTGACCAAGCAGGAACCCCGGGGCCTCTCCTGGCTGCTAGGACTCCTCGTCCTCCTCGTAAAATCTCTCAATTTCAGTTTGGTAGATCTTGGCCACCATGGCCCTCTTCAGTTTGGTGGTGGCCCCTGTAAGAGAATCAGGTCCAAGGCGGGGCCTCCTCTCATCCCCACTCCCCCGCAGGGGCCCCCCTCACCACAGGATGAGATGTTAGTGGGTCTGATCCGTCCTAAGGGTGCAGGGGGGGCGCCCGGTGCCGGAACAGAGGGCGGCTTGGATGGGGGGGCCCAAGGAGGAGATACAATAGGCCCCTCCCAGAGCGCCCTGAGACTCTCCATCCTGCGCTAGGACCTGCCACATTCCTCGGGGGTGCTGGGATCCCAGCTGGCCAGGGGCTTGGGTGCaggctgccccgcccccccccccccccgcccgccccagctCACCCAGCTCCCCTCCAGCCACAGAGAAGTCCGTCTCGAGGATGGTCCACTTGACGATCTTGGCGCTGTCTGAGCTGACCTCCGCGTTGGCGGCGTCGATCCCCTGACTGATGAACTCCAGCACCACTGGGTCTCCGTCGTAAACGATGTCCGACAGCCTGGTGGCCTGGCTCCTGAGGTGCCGGCAGAAAGCCACCGCCTCACTGGTCAGCGCGTTCCGGGGCTCCCCCGTGTCCATGTTGACTTGGCACTGACATTGGGGGGCAACAGGGCTGGCAGCTGGCAGACTGTCCCCGCGCCCACTCCCAAGCCCAGCTCCCCAGGCTGGGGCTCGCCCTCCCGGGTCACTGTCTTCTCGACCCTCCCCCGCAGAAGGGCCAGGTCCTCATCCCCCCATCCCtcattcccccccccaccccccacccccgccatggcgcaaatgagaaaacaggccCAGCCTGGGGACAGTCGCCCTACACGTCCCCGCGTCCAAGGGGCTGGGAGGGCCGGGCTCCGGTCCAGCTGCATTTCTCTAGAGACAGGCCAGGAGCCTCTCCCCCAGGGGCCCGGCCCGTCCCTGGGCTTGGCTTCCTGTCCTGAAACCCGGccggcagccccccccccccccccgccccggggcggcCACGAGGCTCCAGGCCAGCCGTGAGGTACCTTCAGCGTGAGCAGGGCGCACAGGTAGGGCGCGTCCTGACCCACCACCACCACGTAGCGCACGATGGGAATGTGCCTCTTCACCCGCGCCTCGATGGGGTTCGGGTTGATCCTCTCCCCTGAACTGAGGGTGATGATGTCTGCGTTGGGGAAAGGGAGCGGGACTGCGGTCCTGAAAAGCCATATCACTTCCACTCTCCTGGAGCCCGGACCACCCCTTGGTGTTCAGAAACGACAGAGACAGAGCCCAGGCGCACCAAGGGcgtccccccccacctccctggccctcctccaaGCGGGACTTTAGTCCACCCCCGTCATTGTGCTGTGTGCAACCTGCACCACTGTCCACAGCAGCCCTGTGGGGCCTGGTCGGAGGCAGCACCTGGCAGCCCTGTCTGGCTCACCTCTGGCGTTGCCCACGATGTAGAGGAATTCGTCGGTGTCCAAAAACCCCAGGTCCCCCGTGTGCAGCCAGCCGTGGACATCAATCTTCTCCTGGGTGTTCTCCTCGTCGTTGAGATACCCCATGAAGACGTTCCGGCCCCAGATGTGGATGTCCCCAATGCCCTCCTCGTCTTCTCTCTGCATCTTGGTGTGGGTGCTGGGGAGGGACTTCCCGCAGCTGGGGACAGTGACAGGGAAGGGGTGTCACAGACACTCCGGGTACAGATGCCCCCTGGCATAGGGGCGCCCCCTCTCcgtgctcctcctcccccaggcacCCGACTGCTCAGATCCTAGGCCTTCTAGAGCCCTGCAGATCTGCAGAAGGGGAAGGGGGTGTGCTCCCCCAGGCTGAGGGAAGGCTCGGCCCGCCCTGACCTGGAGCCAAGCTGGCAGGGAGCCCACAGGTGAGCAGAGGGGACAAGGCAAGAGGCAGATAAACTCAAGACACCTTTCGGTGCAGCTGGTTGCCGTGGAAGGTGCCTGGGCAGGAGAGGAAACCGTACAACCCAGGCAAGGATGAGGCATCTCACACGCCTCCTCCCCCGGCGTGTTTCCTTGACCCCCCCCCAGGGGGGTTGGTTGGGGGGGTTGCGGGGGAGCGGGCTGGAGCTTCACCTCTCACAGCTGGAGGTTCCCAGCCAGGCACCTggaccccaccccagagcctTGCCTGCTTTCTCCCCGGGCTGTCTGGAGGCTCAGGGCAGGGCCTCAGCGCCAGCCTGGCCCACACCCAGGACGCAGCCTGCATGCACTGAACTGGGtcactccccccaaaaaaatccctGAGCCCCAATGGGATGGTATCTGGAGGTGGTTGGGTTTGGGTGAGGTCCCAAGAGAGGGAACTTCGTGGTGGGACTGATGTCCTTTAGGAGGAGGTGCCAGAGGGGGCTTGCTGTCCCTCCCCGGCGTGCAGACACGGAGAGAAGCCGGCCGGCCGCCACGAGCCGGGAAGAGGCCCTGCCGCCCACGGCCGAGTCAGGGACACCTTGATCtcgcagcctccagaactgagactAAAGCTCTGTgcgttttttaatttaattttcttttttaaagcccCTGGCCTGTGATGCTCTGTCAACAACAGCCGGGAACGAGACCCACTCCGTGAGAGCCGATGCCCAGCCCCTCGTTCACGGTCAGACGCTCCCGCAACGAGCAAAGTCCCCAACGAAGAATGGAAAATCGAGAGGCTTCCCCGCTGTCTTATTCTGGAAGCATCCAGGGCTGCTCCGAGTGGCAGGGCTTCCTGCCGGCCGGCTCCCTGCTCTAACCCCAGCGATGGGCACCACCCGCTGGCGTCGCAGTGTCCACTCCACCCGCGTCGAGCGGGCTCCCCAGAAGAGCATCGCGGAGCCGTGGGCTGGCCGCTCCACATACCGTCACCCAGGCGGCCCAGAGCTCTGGCCGAGTCCCCTGTCCTCTCTTCAGCCTCCATGCCCGTCCACCCTCTGCCCTTGCCTCCCTGGGTTTGGGGGTTCAGGAGACGCCGTGCCTTGTGCCTGGCTCTCCATCCGGTCTCTGCTGAAAGTCGCTCCCGTCCCCCCAAAGCCAAGGCGCTCTAAGGACGGCGACGCGGGCGTCTCCCTGACCAAACGCTGGGCCTGCTCTCGCTAGCCCCTGGCCCGGGTCTCGAGAACCGCAGGCTCTGAGCGCAAAGCCTTTCATCCACTCCCACAGAGACACTTGGGAACACGTCAGCATTTCGGCACGCTCGGGCCGCCTCCCCGGGTGGCTGGGGCCCCCTGACACCCCTGCCTGGGAGAGCTCCAAGCTGCCGGGGACTTTCCCAGCCGCCCCCTAAACTGCCCGGTTACTCTCTACTTTAGCAGGCTTGCGGATGAGTCCTTTCTCTGGCCCTTGAGATGCAAACCTACCACCCAGCACCGGCTCCTCTCTTGCGAAGGGAACATCCAGGGAGGTAACTGGCTCTCTCCTCCTGTGCTTTTGGGAGGCCTGGGCCCTCCTCCCCCCACGGAGGGCAGCGTGCTCTGGCCTCCACCTCCTGCCACAAACACGGAGAAGCTCCAGCCTACAGGCCCCGATGGGCTCGGTTGGTGAAACTCCTGCCTTCCCGCTCTGCGTAACTGCCACTTCCCAGGCCGCCCAGGCCCCCACCGCCGCCCCTACCCCCGCAGACCCCTCGAGGCCGCCCCGACCCCTCGATCCAAACCGAAGGGGAGGTCGGGTCACTCTGGGCCCTTCTCACTGCAGGAGCAGTTGTGGATAAAATCAGAGCTCTGAGTGGTGTCTGGCTTTATCTTTGAAAATGGTCACCCCGGGGTCGTCAGCGGAGAGGTGAGCCCCAGGTTAAGAAGactgagggcaggagagagagccAGCACACCAAAAGGGCCCTGATGCATCCAAGTCCCCtgttttgtccttttttattcAACATGCTAAGTCTCCTGGGAAATGGGGGAGGGGCTGAACTAAGGTATAAATCAGTGGATCGGTGGCTGCAATAGCAGGGCTGGACGGCCTGACCCCTCAGATGTGGCAGAAATAATATAGTGCCACTTCTGAGGTTAGGTCATAATTGGGTTGTCAGATCAAACATAAGATGCCTGGTTATATTCCGATGACAAATCTTTGTATTACTGTAAGTATATCCCACCTATTGCAAGGGATGTACttatgcttaagaaaaaaaaaaaaaggttgtttgcAATTCAAATTCCctgggtgtcctgtatttttatttgctgaatctGGCCATCCTAGTCCTAAAGGAGAGTGTGGCTTCCCTGGGGTCTCCTGTATTGGGGGGGGGCCGTCAGCCATGGCAGGGGACCCCCAAGTGGCCCTATGGATGGGTTGGTGTAGCCAAGAAGCAAAGCCTCCTGCTGAAAGCCAGGAGggtggacgcctgggtggctcagcgggtgagcacctgcctttggctctaggcatgatcccagggtcccgggatcaagtcccgccttgggctccctgcagggagcctgcttctccctctgtccgtgtctctgcctctctgtgtgtgtgtttcatgaatgaataaataaataaaatcttaaaaaaaaaaaaagccccaaggACCTGAGAGGCCTCTTGCTTGCAGCTTTGGAGGAAGCCCGCCTCTAAGTGGCTCCTCCAGCCCTGGTTGAGCTTTCGGATGAGGCCGCCCCGGCCCACACCTTGGACCAGGTGTGCAGCCAGGACCATGCAGCCGCAGGAGCAGCTCCcaaactcctgacccacagagacCAGGAACTCCTGTTTGTTGTACCAAGTGGCTAAGTTTGAGGGTAATGTCTCCGCAGCTGTGAATGTGCTCTCCCCCGAGGGGCCAGGGTGTCCGAAATTATCGGCCATTAGTAAAAACagtttgcaaattaaaaaatgaatcgGAAGGGCCTCTGGTCCCCCCTCCACGCGGGTTCACTTGCTTTCACTCGTTGGGATATGCCTTCCGTGGTGGGGGAAGAACGGAGTAGGGTGACCACGTGCACCCGGCCAAGGAGCAGGGGTTCAAGGTCAGCCCTGGCCATCCCCCCTCCCTACAACCCTGCCCCCCGTCTGCCCATCCCTCCACCAAGACCCACCTCAGCAGCCGGAAGTCCTGCTGCCTGGAGAGCGTGTGGATGCCCGTGCTCTCGGACAAGCCGTACAGCTCGAAGATGGGCATGTTGAGGCTGAGGAAGTAATCCATGGTCGCTCTGGGGAGCCCCAGGCCCAAGTTGAAGAACTGCCGGCAGTGATGCAGGCCCAGGGACTTCCTGGCTTGGTTGAAGGTCAGCTTCTTGGCCAGGCTGAAGCACAGCGGCGGATGGAGCTGCCTTGAGGAACAGACACGGGGTCGCGGAGATGGGCCTGGGGACTCTGGGCCGGCCCCTCGGGCAGGgaccccgccatgggcagccccGAGACCCAGCCTCACCCCAATATCCGCCTTTTGTTTGTCCTGAGGCCCAGCCACATGGCCCACTTATCTATCCTCCTCCGGAATGGGCTCGAGGCGAGCTGGTTGGTCTTGAGGCTGTCAAGCAATCTGTCCCAGACCCAGGGGACGCCGTGGAACGTGGTGGGCTTCACCTCCTGCAGCGTGTCGACCAGGGAGCCCTGCAGTGCACGGCACGTGGGCACCCGGCTGACCCTGCCTCGGCGGCCCCgggccctgcctgcccccccgcccccaggcccccacccccagggccggCAGCCGGTCACCACCGCCGCCAGAGCTCAGAGGGGGTGGCAACGACCCACTGCTCCCAACCCCCATGAGGGGACACACAGGAGCCGTGTCCTCCTCCACGTGGCTCAGCGCACGAGAGATTCAGTCACACTGTTGGCGACTTCTGGGGTCCTGTCCACCCTCTCCCGGAACTCTCAGTCTGGGGCAAGGGGTGGGTGGACAAAGGACGAGAGCGGAGGGTACGGAGATAAGGAGCCCAGAGACACGCAGAGATtaagagatggagggagaaaaaaagagagagagatggagggagagagacacgaggagacaaagagacagggagggacgGCGGGAGAGAACAGGACGCATGTGGGGGACAAACTCCGGTTTTGTCACTCTTTCCACATCTTATCAGTCACCAAGAAAGATTCCTCAGCAGCCGCAGCCGACATGCCAGCAAGGCAGGCTGGAGGCCCAAGTCGGGACTGAAGCTGCGCCGAGCCCCCTGGTGCCCACGGAGCCGCCCGTTCCACCCGCCAGGGCAGCGAGGGCCAACGATGGCCCCAAGGCCCAGGGAGCTggctctcacttttttttttttttttttttttaagattttatccatttattcaagagagagacagaggcagagacataagctgagagagaagcaggctccgtgcagggagcccgacccaggactcgatcccgggaccccaggaccacgccctgggccgaaatcaggcgctcaaccactgagccccccgggcgtccctggCTCTCATATTATTAAAAGGTCTTTAaaggggcgccggggtggctcaggtggttaagcgtctgccttcggctcgggtcatgatcccggggtcctgggatcgagccccaggttgggccccctgctcaacggggagcctgcttccgcctctcctccctgctcctacTGTCATTCATCcactctcaaagaaagaaagaaagaaagaaagaaagaaagaaagaaagaaaatctaaaaaaataaatcaatacaagGCCTTTAAAGAGTTCTAAGGAGAATATCTCATGACACGCAAAAATACGAAACTGAAGCTTTCGCGTCAGTAACGTTTTCCAGGTTCCCAACGAGCAAGCTGCAGACAATTGTCCTTCCCCTGGGGACCTCTGTGATGAGCCTCAGTTTTGCCCCTCGGCCCAGGGAGGCCTCGGTCACTCGCTGCCTGTCCCCTGCGCAGCACAAGTCTGCAGCCGCCTCTGCTCAGAGCTGTTCCCTCCTCCCTGTCTTGATGGGAAACGTGTGATTTTCTGCATTCGGAGTCAACACAACTGTGATCGATGTTTCAGGATGTAGGTCAGTGACCTCgtgtgcttttttgttttgtcttattgcAGTAAAATGCACACAACACCAAATAATCATTTTAACGGCACGGCTCAGCGGCACGAAGCACACTCACCCTGccctgcacccacccccaccatccgtctccagaaccttccatgTCCCTACACGGAGACCCCGTCCCCAGGAAGCAcggacccccaccccctgccccacccctggctcccaccacctcctctctgtctctgtgtccttctgtgtctgggaCCCCTCCCTGAACCCGGTGTCCTGAGGGTCCATCCACATGGGGGCAGGTGTCGGGGTCCCTTCCTTCCTAAGGCTGGATCATACTCTATTGTATGGGTGGGACgcatttatttctccatttctctgtgGATGGGCACCCGGGTTGTTTCCACTcacatgctttttatttatttatttatttatttatttatttatttatttatttataatttaatttaattttattttattttattttatttttattttttcacatgctCTTTTAATGGCTTGGTTAAGCTTCCTACCTCTCCGATTTTTGCCTCGTGGGAGGTGGCGGATGCAGGCTTCCCATCCCCCACAACACTAGCTCATGCCTGCTGCCGCCCCT
The nucleotide sequence above comes from Canis aureus isolate CA01 chromosome 19, VMU_Caureus_v.1.0, whole genome shotgun sequence. Encoded proteins:
- the LOC144290749 gene encoding long-chain-fatty-acid--CoA ligase ACSBG2-like isoform X1 is translated as MTSRKTRSPTDTGHRPEMKARGFRYWTSKRDGEVALRQEDAFTSQPPVTVHDMVMNTAIKYANCIALGSKHRNGWHLLTYVEYYEECRRAAKAFLKLGLERFHSVGIMGLNSQEWVIASIGAIMAGGFSVGILSTNSPKACQVIAESSEIDIFVVDNDRQLQKVIQIQGYLKHLKAIVQYKEEIRTRLQNLYSWRGFLDLADGISEDTLDRVIDSQKPNQCCTLVYSLSVTGPPKAMMLSHDNITWTTVATAQSLSYKCPPEEQEVLVSYLPLSYMSAQLFDMWISIFVAGALYFAQPDALRGSLVDTLQEVKPTTFHGVPWVWDRLLDSLKTNQLASSPFRRRIDKWAMWLGLRTNKRRILGQLHPPLCFSLAKKLTFNQARKSLGLHHCRQFFNLGLGLPRATMDYFLSLNMPIFELYGLSESTGIHTLSRQQDFRLLSCGKSLPSTHTKMQREDEEGIGDIHIWGRNVFMGYLNDEENTQEKIDVHGWLHTGDLGFLDTDEFLYIVGNARDIITLSSGERINPNPIEARVKRHIPIVRYVVVVGQDAPYLCALLTLKCQVNMDTGEPRNALTSEAVAFCRHLRSQATRLSDIVYDGDPVVLEFISQGIDAANAEVSSDSAKIVKWTILETDFSVAGGELGATTKLKRAMVAKIYQTEIERFYEEDEES
- the LOC144290749 gene encoding long-chain-fatty-acid--CoA ligase ACSBG2-like isoform X2 — translated: MTSRKTRSPTDTGFRYWTSKRDGEVALRQEDAFTSQPPVTVHDMVMNTAIKYANCIALGSKHRNGWHLLTYVEYYEECRRAAKAFLKLGLERFHSVGIMGLNSQEWVIASIGAIMAGGFSVGILSTNSPKACQVIAESSEIDIFVVDNDRQLQKVIQIQGYLKHLKAIVQYKEEIRTRLQNLYSWRGFLDLADGISEDTLDRVIDSQKPNQCCTLVYSLSVTGPPKAMMLSHDNITWTTVATAQSLSYKCPPEEQEVLVSYLPLSYMSAQLFDMWISIFVAGALYFAQPDALRGSLVDTLQEVKPTTFHGVPWVWDRLLDSLKTNQLASSPFRRRIDKWAMWLGLRTNKRRILGQLHPPLCFSLAKKLTFNQARKSLGLHHCRQFFNLGLGLPRATMDYFLSLNMPIFELYGLSESTGIHTLSRQQDFRLLSCGKSLPSTHTKMQREDEEGIGDIHIWGRNVFMGYLNDEENTQEKIDVHGWLHTGDLGFLDTDEFLYIVGNARDIITLSSGERINPNPIEARVKRHIPIVRYVVVVGQDAPYLCALLTLKCQVNMDTGEPRNALTSEAVAFCRHLRSQATRLSDIVYDGDPVVLEFISQGIDAANAEVSSDSAKIVKWTILETDFSVAGGELGATTKLKRAMVAKIYQTEIERFYEEDEES